In Yarrowia lipolytica chromosome 1F, complete sequence, a genomic segment contains:
- a CDS encoding uncharacterized protein (Compare to YALI0F08305g, similar to Saccharomyces cerevisiae HRR25 (YPL204W); ancestral locus Anc_6.215, similar to uniprot|P29295 Saccharomyces cerevisiae YPL204w HRR25 casein kinase I): MSSSNSVPSLLHDVRIANKFQIRRKIGSGSFGDIYLGVNIISGEEVAIKLENIFSKHPQLEYEARVYKTLAGGTGIPFIRWFGSQNEYNALVMDLLGPSLEDLFNFCERRFSYKTVVLLADQLITRLEYLHAKSFIHRDVKPDNFLMGIGRRGNQVNIIDFGLAKRFRDPRTHLHIPYRENKNLTGTARYASINTHLGVEQSRRDDLESLAYVLIYFMRGQLPWQGLKAVTKKQKYDRIMEKKMTTSTDTLTKGLPNEFAIFLSYSRSLRFEDRPDYIYLRRLMKDFFIRSNYRYDYVFDWTVFRYRKVINSMGGREGAQQSQLTAGQGQDEDPNKQQQQQRDSASPAAAGASQGASNSQVSLQPQQAPRAGGEALAAGAQGQGVPPQQGMRAKTPSQRPDLKTRIGDWDIPPPLRLFDIENQQLDYYDDKKADTDQSDWRTRLRREQQRIQGSPTSQGNSGAAGSGTAPGGPQQGVPQQQQQQPQQPLGQFGQPGASAPPGQGHDDYGATPWI; encoded by the exons ATGTCTTCTAGCAACTCGGTTCCGTCGCTTCTACA cgACGTGAGAATTGCAAACAAATTCCAGATCCGGCGAAAAATCGGAAGCGGATCGTTCGGCGACATTTACTTGGGCGTCAACATCATTTCAGGCGAAGAGGTGGCCATCAAGCTGGAAAACATCTTCTCTAAACACCCACAATTAGAGTACGAGGCGCGGGTGTACAAGACTCTGGCCGGCGGCACCGGCATCCCCTTCATCCGATGGTTTGGCTCACAGAATGAGTACAATGCGTTGGTGATGGATCTGCTGGGCCCCTCGCTCGAGGACCTGTTCAACTTTTGCGAGCGACGATTCTCGTACAAGACGGTGGTTCTTCTCGCCGACCAGCTCATCACCCGACTCGAATATCTGCATGCCAAGTCGTTCATCCACCGAGACGTCAAGCCCGATAACTTCCTCATGGGCATCGGCCGCCGAGGCAACCAGGTCAACATTATAGATTTTGGCCTGGCTAAGCGATTCCGAGACCCCCGAACCCATTTGCATATTCCCTACCGTgagaacaagaacctgACGGGCACGGCGCGTTATGCCAGCATCAACACGCATCTGGGCGTGGAGCAGTCGCGTCGAGATGACCTCGAGTCGTTGGCATACGTGCTCATCTACTTTATGCGTGGCCAGCTCCCGTGGCAGGGTCTCAAGGCAGTaaccaagaagcagaagtaCGACCGGAtcatggagaagaagatgaccACCAGCACAGACACGCTCACCAAGGGCCTGCCCAACGAGTTTGCCATTTTCTTGTCATACTCGCGATCGTTGCGATTCGAGGACCGACCAGACTACATTTATCTGCGTCGCCTCATGAAGGACTTCTTCATCCGATCCAACTACCGATACGACTACGTGTTCGACTGGACCGTGTTCCGATACAGAAAGGTCATCAACAGCATGGGAGGCCGAGAGGGAGCCCAGCAGTCGCAGCTCACAGCCGGCCAGGGTCAGGACGAGGACCccaacaagcagcagcagcagcagcgggaCTCCGCTTCTCCTGCCGCCGCCGGTGCTTCTCAGGGAGCCTCCAACTCGCAGGTGAGTCTGCAACCTCAGCAGGCTCCCCGAGCCGGTGGCGAGGCTCTGGCAGCAGGTGCCCAGGGCCAGGGTGTGCCTCCCCAGCAGGGCATGCGAGCCAAGACTCCATCCCAGCGGCCAGATCTCAAGACCCGAATTGGAGACTGGGACATTCCTCCCCCTTTGCGACTTTTTGACATTgagaaccagcagctcgattactacgacgacaagaaggcaGATACCGATCAGTCCGACTGGCGAACACGGCTACGacgggagcagcagcgcATCCAGGGTAGCCCTACCAGCCAGGGTAACAGCGGCGCTGCCGGCTCAGGCACCGCTCCCGGTGGGCCTCAGCAGGGCGTtccccagcaacaacagcagcagccacagcaaCCGCTGGGACAGTTTGGACAGCCCGGTGCATCGGCTCCTCCTGGACAAGGTCACGACGACTATGGCGCTACTCCCTGGATCTAG
- a CDS encoding uncharacterized protein (Compare to YALI0F08327g, weakly similar to uniprot|Q08245 Saccharomyces cerevisiae YOL109w ZEO1) encodes MSATETTENTTSNFTSNLPDVSKITDAAKEAQGEVQEIAKDAAADAKDAVTQAENKINEITGSVSKEATEATDAAKEEAKDVEAKATDAAEEAQTEAKDAEAKAADKADEVAEDVKAKKPNALKRLSMSFKKFVKNVTA; translated from the exons atgtcCGCCACCGAAACCACCGAG aacACCACTTCCAACTTCACCTCCAACCTTCCCGACGTGTCTAAGATCACTGacgccgccaaggaggctcaGGGCGAGGTccaggagattgccaaggacgccgccgccgacgccaaggacgccgTGACCCAGGCCGAGaacaagatcaacgagATTACCGGCTCTGtttccaaggaggccaCTGAGGCCACCGAtgccgccaaggaggaggctaaGGACGttgaggccaaggccaccgacgctgctgaggaggctcagaccgaggccaaggacgctgAGGCTAAGGCTGCCGACAAGGCTGACGAGGTTGCCGAGGacgtcaaggccaagaagcccaacGCCCTCAAGCGACTGTCCATGTCCTTCAAGAAGTTCGTCAAGAACGTCACCGCCTAA
- a CDS encoding uncharacterized protein (Compare to YALI0F08195g, similar to uniprot|P34227 Saccharomyces cerevisiae YBL064c): MSFRLATYLRTAKSLRPATLPAGARFYSFKAEDQPRIRIGSTAPNFSAQTTGGDIDFHNFIGDKWTVLFSHPADFTPVCTTELGAFAALKDEFTKRNAQLIALSADDLQSHKDWVQDIEDTSTSGKAFDFPIIADPERKVAFLYDMVDQQGFENINKGIAFTIRSVFIIDPNKKVRLFITYPASTGRNSSEILRVLDSLQLNDATGLVTPIDWEAGKDVIIPPSVKNEDAKKKYGDFKELKPYLRFTKDPVN; this comes from the coding sequence atgtctttCCGACTCGCCACTTACCTGCGAACCGCCAAGTCTCTGCGACCGGCCACTCTGCCCGCCGGCGCCCGATTCTACTCCTTCAAGGCCGAGGACCAACCTCGAATCCGAATCGGCTCTACCGCCCCCAACTTCTCTGCCCAGACCACCGGAGGAGATATTGACTTCCACAACTTCATTGGCGACAAGTGGACCGTGCTGTTCTCTCACCCCGCGGACTTCACCCCCGTGTGTACCACCGAGCTCGGCGCctttgctgctctcaaggacgagttcACAAAGCGAAACGCCCAGCTGATTGCTCTGTCTGCCGACGACCTGCAGTCCCACAAGGACTGGGTCCAGGACATTGAGGacacctccacctccgGCAAGGCCTTCGACTTCCCCATTATCGCCGACCCCGAGCGAAAGGTCGCCTTCCTTTACGACATGGTCGACCAGCAGGGCTTTgagaacatcaacaagggcATTGCCTTCACCATCCGATCCGTCTTCATCATCGACCCCAACAAGAAGGTGCGACTCTTCATCACCTACCCCGCTTCCACCGGCCGAAACTCGTCCGAGATTCTGCGAGTCCTCGACTCTCTGCAGCTCAACGACGCCACTGGCCTCGTCACCCCCATTGACTGGGAGGCCGGCAAGGACGTCATCATTCCTCCTTCCGTCAAGAACGAGgatgccaagaagaagtacgGCGActtcaaggagctcaagccCTACCTCCGATTCACCAAGGACCCTGTTAACTAA
- a CDS encoding uncharacterized protein (Compare to YALI0F08283g, weakly similar to uniprot|P53164 Saccharomyces cerevisiae YGL067w NPY1 NADH pyrophosphatase I, similar to Saccharomyces cerevisiae NPY1 (YGL067W); ancestral locus Anc_6.216) has product MPKNLNTRYGDELHSYYSGNPLNRLSWLREDYAFLDKVLHSSYTKFIVLDGLCPLLMKIPKEKREGRQSHDVVYVGYEDVKTIVGEPFAKSEADFISGWSSERDAVGRGRAALVFLGIREEAEGGDPAISETTNGRFHGVAYFAVDVTVTQIRNDDLAERVRKVGNELKDKHPGSDYTSPQIQARLGGPVDPSAFAQARCYLDWIERNQFCGGCGHKTMVINGGNKLVCPEKDNGVECKDCPTRGRITYLSFPRTDCCVIMLVVNKEGDKILLGRSKRFPPGMYSCLAGFIEPAESLEDAVRREVFEESGVKAKRVVVYGTQPWPFPGNIMVGCIAQADPDDPTSEEINLGLDPELADAQWFSIEDAKGWLKKAETSRGLRRGSSAGQDEVYLPPPEAIAFNLIDAVVHKNVLAENKAQL; this is encoded by the coding sequence ATGCCCAAGAATCTCAATACTCGATATGGTGACGAGCTGCACTCGTACTACTCCGGCAACCCTCTTAACCGGCTGTCGTGGCTGCGGGAGGACTATGCCTTTCTGGACAAGGTGCTCCATTCGAGCTACACCAAGTTCATTGTTCTGGACGGACTGTGTCCCCTGTTGATGAAGATTCCCAAGGAGAAGCGGGAGGGCCGGCAGAGTCACGACGTTGTCTATGTTGGCTATGAAGACGTCAAGACCATTGTTGGCGAACCCTTTGCCAAATCCGAGGCTGACTTCATTTCCGGCTGGTCGTCCGAACGAGACGCCGTgggacgaggacgagcgGCTCTGGTCTTCCTGGGAATTCGAGAAGAGGCCGAGGGAGGCGATCCGGCAATTTCCGAGACCACCAACGGCCGGTTTCACGGAGTGGCGTACTTTGCTGTCGATGTTACGGTCACACAGATCCGAAACGACGACCTGGCTGAGCGAGTTCGAAAGGTCGGaaacgagctcaaggacaagcaTCCCGGCTCCGACTACACCTCGCCACAGATCCAGGCTCGTCTGGGAGGACCCGTGGACCCGTCTGCGTTTGCCCAGGCCCGATGTTACTTGGACTGGATCGAGCGAAACCAGTTCTGTGGAGGATGTGGACATAAGACCATGGTGATTAACGGTGGCAACAAACTTGTGTGTCCCGAGAAGGACAATGGTGTGGAATGTAAGGACTGTCCTACTCGGGGACGTATCACCTACCTGTCATTCCCTCGAACAGACTGCTGTGTGATCATGCTGGTGGTTAACAAGGAAGGAGACAAAATCCTGCTGGGACGGTCCAAGCGGTTCCCTCCGGGCATGTACTCGTGTCTGGCCGGCTTCATTGAGCCAGCCGAGTCTCTGGAAGATGCTGTGCGAAGagaggtgtttgaggagTCTGGAGTCAAGGCCAAACGGGTGGTTGTCTATGGCACCCAGCCCTGGCCCTTCCCCGGCAACATTATGGTCGGATGCATTGCTCAGGCCGATCCTGATGACCCCACTTCCGAAGAAATCAACCTGGGTCTGGACCCCGAGCTCGCAGATGCCCAGTGGTTCTCCATCGAGGACGCCAAGGGCTggctcaagaaggccgagacGTCTCGAGGTCTGCGACGGGGCTCTTCGGCAGGACAAGACGAGGTGTAtctgcctcctcctgaGGCAATTGCCTTCAACCTCATTGACGCGGTGGTCCACAAGAACGTGCTGGCTGAGAACAAGGCCCAATTGTAG
- a CDS encoding uncharacterized protein (Compare to YALI0F08217g, similar to Saccharomyces cerevisiae YPL206C; ancestral locus Anc_6.217, weakly similar to uniprot|Q08959 Saccharomyces cerevisiae YPL206C) has product MPCLPLIPARSHHAVNTGHRGYRGKYAENSIHGFNEAVKDGAKAIEMDIQVSKDDVVVVSHDENTERCFNKAYDITHTDFNGVLDQLTMKEAPHEKMPTFVDVAKLFTTKEYDGIVLMVDIKRTNHTSVVEKVVRDLKTINPDLDFWAARVTLGIWKAEFLEPCKLHAPQFDLTHIGISQGYVSEFLKSDQVKAISLCHLSYTAAGGDAVLRQIKEAGKLVYSWTINEEYIMNWAIAADIDGVITDYVSKYAEVQAKPIETFNVDNPMSYFSWSDWISVTPKYLALNAAFAVDWRRENAKIMSNFKSL; this is encoded by the coding sequence ATGCCCTGTCTGCCTCTCATTCCCGCTCGAAGCCACCACGCGGTCAACACGGGCCATCGTGGCTACCGAGGCAAGTACGCCGAAAACTCCATCCATGGGTTCAACGAGGCGGTCAAGGACGGcgccaaggccattgagatGGACATTCAGGTGTCCAAGGACGACGTGGTTGTTGTCTCCCACGACGAAAACACGGAACGATGCTTCAACAAGGCCTACGATATCACCCATACTGATTTCAATGGCGTCTTGGACCAGTTGACCATGAAGGAGGCCCCTCACGAGAAGATGCCGACTTTTGTCGACGTTGCCAAActcttcaccaccaaggaATACGATGGCATTGTGCTCATGGTCGACATTAAGCGAACCAACCACACGTCCGTCGTGGAAAAGGTTGTGCGAGATCTCAAGACCATCAACCCTGACTTGGACTTTTGGGCTGCTCGAGTGACTCTCGGTATCTGGAAAGCCGAATTCCTGGAGCCCTGCAAGCTGCATGCCCCCCAGTTCGACCTCACCCACATTGGAATCTCCCAGGGCTACGTCTCCGAGTTCCTCAAGAGCGACCaggtcaaggccatttCACTGTGCCATCTGTCGTACAcggctgctggaggagacgcGGTTCTGCGacagatcaaggaggccggAAAACTGGTTTACTCCTGGACCATCAACGAAGAGTACATCATGAACTGGGCCATTGCGGCTGACATTGACGGAGTCATCACCGATTACGTGTCCAAGTACGCCGAGGTCCAGGCCAAGCCCATCGAGACCTTCAACGTGGACAACCCCATGTCCTACTTCAGCTGGTCTGATTGGATTTCTGTCACTCCCAAGTATTTGGCTCTCAACGCCGCCTTCGCCGTCGACTGGAGACGAGAGAACGCCAAGATTATGAGCAACTTCAAGTCCTTGTAG
- a CDS encoding uncharacterized protein (Compare to YALI0F08165g, some similarities with uniprot|P41892 Schizosaccharomyces pombe 7 CDC7 OR SPBC21.06C gene Cell division control protein), whose amino-acid sequence MVSATPAQKVNGKEPMNNYTLGDCLGKGAYASVYRALNWNTGEAVAVKRIKLSDVPKKGDVDTIMMEIDLLKNLNHPNIVKYHGFVKTQDTLNIILEYCENGSLHSICRKFGKFPENLVAVYMYQVLKGLAYLHEQGVIHRDIKGANILTTKDGNSKLADFGVATTTILATGSVENGVAGTPNWMAPEIIELNGATTASDIWSVGCTVIELLTGKPPYHNLGQMPAMFAIVNDDHPAFPEGASPAALDFLGQCFQKDPNLRVTAKKLLRHPWLAEARTDSERKHVSGPPKRYDEVVKSVEQFNQAVEETPRTPHRTQDDIYASIRKFSRQKQNEITSSGHIESWDDEFVGELNPRSPHIIITKREITPPGSSTSSKPIPSITSALNKASRGSVSNKLPSISKATRLDPKTPVHSRIPIENSPFRDVEDDDAFADGFNVADISTDDLKKRFNSRQKPTAAEDKSTDYATIKLKQFCEEGEDEDDYTSMLGDMVDLTVGATPKSQNAYPASFSSSDKSHHSDDEDPFAALENETRFSPEDIEQNIARDKLATAMRTAEQHVGRLNRVQLTTSEVQDIVPSLIDLLQQHPETKKTVVKCHIVLPLLELLERFQTNEAVVCGVLCILVLLIDDDEAVLESLCFSGGIPIVTMFSTTRYQSETRIQSVAIVDRLCRGSKLALQMFVSCGGLNMLSQLIEEDFGLHREFVFVGIYGVAKVFEVQGSGMRNDFCRILSRSFILDSLVAILRQLVDDYEPDEYPTDTSGYSDTDYINKIMSILTIFSQTEPHVKETIASRAVFKGLFKCYKRLPTHHRVTMLKFIKSVSAVHTALETMQNSNVIEYLVDCLKDCTNMANQHSRDLSIQIYHTLFNLCRLSPHRQDEAAECGAAPYLQAAALSSLPVKDFALPLLCDMAHSSKATRKILWRHDVLTTYLRLLPDPYYQVNAMDSIIVWFDDETARVEERLIRNTSLDLITHSFSNNSRSTAFEQYMDLFHKLLRLSQRVAVALTGPILIGFLSSKLESSKPRIRLTVLKIIRTLVEANGDDYSFLEKHDLAKQIAYLAANEKSVLARGLAKEMAEGKKTKSRDTITDMPAPPVKRYDPIPTPSKRVASDYRPAVKHQVGNSSSFL is encoded by the exons atggtCAGCGCTACGCCAGCCCAGAAGGTCAATGGCAAGGAGCCGATGAATAATTAT ACCCTCGGAGACTGCCTCGGCAAAGGCGCCTATGCGTCCGTCTACCGTGCTCTCAACTGGAACACCGGCGAAGCTGTCGCCGTCAAACGGATCAAGCTCTCGGACGTGCCTAAAAAAGGTGACGTCGACACCATCATGATGGAAATTGACCTGCTCAAAAACCTCAACCATCCAAACATCGTCAAGTATCACGGCTTTGTCAAGACCCAGGATACCCTCAACATCATCTTAGAGTACTGCGAAAACGGCTCATTACACTCCATCTGCCGCAAGTTTGGCAAGTTCCCCGAAAACCTCGTGGCTGTCTACATGTACCAGGTGCTCAAGGGTCTGGCATACTTGCACGAGCAGGGAGTGATTCATAGAGATATCAAGGGTGCCAATATTTTGACCACTAAAGATGGAAACTCGAAGCTGGCTGATTTTGGAGTCGCAACAACAACCATACTCGCTACCGGATCTGTGGAAAACGGAGTGGCAGGTACACCCAACTGGATGGCCCCTGAGATCATTGAGCTCAATGGTGCTACCACAGCCTCGGATATCTGGTCTGTGGGATGTACTGTGATTGAGCTGCTCACAGGCAAACCCCCCTACCACAACCTAGGCCAAATGCCAGCCATGTTTGCTATTGTCAACGACGATCATCCTGCATTTCCAGAAGGAGCGTCTCCTGCAGCTCTCGACTTTCTCGGACAGTGTTTCCAAAAAGACCCCAATCTGCGAGTGACGGCCAAAAAGCTGCTGCGACATCCGTGGTTAGCTGAAGCGAGGACCGATAGCGAACGCAAACACGTCAGTGGGCCTCCCAAGCGATATGATGAGGTTGTAAAATCCGTGGAGCAGTTCAATCAAGCAGTCGAAGAGACTCCACGAACACCCCATCGTACTCAGGACGACATTTACGCTTCAATTCGCAAGTTTTCGCGCCAAAAACAGAACGAGATCACGTCCTCGGGCCATATCGAGAGTTGGGACGACGAGTTTGTGGGCGAGCTAAACCCCCGATCTCCACATATCATAATTACCAAGCGAGAAATCACTCCTCCAGGTTCTTCAACTTCTTCCAAACCAATTCCCTCCATCACCAGTGCCTTGAACAAGGCTTCTAGAGGCAGTGTCTCCAATAAACTGCCGAGCATCAGCAAAGCCACGCGCCTAGATCCAAAGACCCCTGTGCATTCAAGAATTCCGATTGAGAACTCGCCTTTTCGGGACGTGGAGGATGACGATGCGTTTGCGGACGGCTTCAATGTGGCCGATATTTCCACAGACGACCTGAAAAAGAGGTTTAACAGCAGACAAAAGCCTACTGCCGCAGAGGACAAGTCTACAGATTACGCCACGATCAAGCTGAAGCAGTTCTGtgaggagggagaggatgaagatgacTATACCAGTATGCTTGGAGATATGGTAGATTTGACAGTAGGTGCTACTCCCAAGTCACAAAATGCGTACCCGGCGTCGTTTTCGTCTTCGGACAAATCCCATCATTCGGACGACGAAGATCCATTTGCTGCTCTTGAGAATGAAACGAGATTCTCTCCAGAAGACATTGAACAGAACATTGCACGTGATAAGCTTGCTACGGCGATGCGCACGGCTGAGCAGCATGTTGGAAGACTCAACAGGGTGCAACTGACGACTTCCGAAGTCCAGGATATTGTCCCTTCTCTTATTGACCTGTTGCAGCAGCATCCTGAGACAAAGAAGACAGTGGTCAAGTGTCACATAGTACTGCCTTTgctggagcttctggagcGGTTTCAGACCAACGAGGCGGTTGTTTGCGGTGTCCTATGCATTTTGGTGCTTCTTattgatgatgatgaagcTGTTCTTGAGAGCTTGTGTTTCTCAGGAGGTATCCCAATCGTCACAATGTTTTCTACCACTCGATACCAGTCTGAAACTCGTATTCAGAGTGTAGCCATTGTTGATAGACTCTGCAGAGGCTCCAAACTGGCTCTCCAGATGTTTGTTTCTTGTGGAGGTCTCAACATGCTGTCGCAGTTGATTGAGGAGGACTTTGGTTTGCATCGTGAGTTTGTATTTGTGGGAATCTACGGCGTGGCCAAGGTGTTCGAGGTGCAGGGGAGCGGTATGCGAAACGACTTTTGTCGAATCCTTTCCCGTTCTTTCATTCTCGACTCTCTGGTGGCTATTCTGAGACAGCTGGTAGACGACTATGAACCCGATGAGTACCCCACAGACACCTCTGGATACTCGGACACGGactacatcaacaagattATGAGCATTCTGACCATATTCTCGCAGACAGAGCCTCATGTCAAAGAGACTATTGCTTCTCGAGCTGTGTTCAAGGGGCTCTTCAAGTGCTACAAACGTCTACCGACACATCACCGAGTCACCATGCTCAAGTTCATCAAGAGTGTTAGTGCCGTTCACACCGCCCTTGAGACCATGCAAAACTCCAACGTCATTGAGTACCTTGTGGACTGTCTCAAGGACTGCACCAATATGGCCAACCAGCATTCCCGAGACCTGTCAATCCAGATCTACCACACTCTCTTCAATCTGTGTCGATTATCCCCTCACAGACAAGACGAGGCTGCCGAGTGTGGGGCTGCCCCATATCTTCAGGCAGCAGCTCTTTCTTCTTTGCCCGTCAAGGACTTTGCTCTTCCTCTTTTGTGTGACATGGCTCACTCTTCCAAGGCAACTCGCAAGATTCTGTGGCGCCACGATGTGCTCACAACATATCTGCGTCTACTTCCGGACCCTTACTACCAGGTCAACGCCATGGATTCTATCATTGTGTGGTTCGACGATGAAACAGCTCGTGTGGAGGAACGTCTAATTCGAAACACCTCTCTCGACCTCATCACTCACTCCTTCTCGAACAACTCCAGATCCACGGCCTTTGAGCAGTACATGGACCTGTTCCACAAGTTGTTGCGGCTGAGTCAGCGTGTCGCTGTGGCTCTCACTGGGCCTATTCTGATCGGTTTCCTGTCGTCCAAGCTGGAATCCAGCAAGCCTAGAATCCGGCTGACAGTGCTCAAGATCATCAGAACCCTCGTTGAAGCTAACGGAGACGATTACAGCTTCCTGGAGAAGCACGATTTGGCCAAGCAAATCGCTTACCTTGCAGCAAACGAGAAGTCTGTTCTCGCTAGAGGTCTAGCCAAGGAAATGGCTGAGGGCAAGAAGACGAAGTCACGAGATACAATTACAGACATGCCTGCTCCACCAGTCAAGAGATACGATCCTATTCCCACTCCGAGCAAGAGAGTGGCTTCGGATTATAGACCGGCGGTGAAGCATCAGGTGGGAAACAGTAGCTCGTTTCTCTAG